A stretch of the Candidatus Zixiibacteriota bacterium genome encodes the following:
- a CDS encoding GNAT family N-acetyltransferase — protein MYDGGTQKITVHPLTIDRWADLEALFGPRGACGGCWCMSWRLPRSQFDKQKGSGNKRAFKAIVKSGTPPGLLAYVGGEPVGWCALAPRECYPALGRSRILAPIDDQPVWSITCFFVARPYRRQGISVHLLEAAVKFAKRRGARIVEGYPQEPASGPWPDAFVWTGTAAAFRRAGFVEVARRSAARPIMRYRLK, from the coding sequence ATGTATGATGGCGGTACCCAGAAGATCACTGTTCATCCGCTGACCATCGATCGCTGGGCGGATCTGGAGGCGCTGTTCGGGCCACGCGGTGCCTGTGGAGGATGCTGGTGCATGAGCTGGCGGCTGCCGCGGTCCCAGTTCGACAAGCAGAAGGGGTCGGGGAACAAGCGCGCGTTCAAGGCGATTGTGAAGTCCGGCACGCCGCCCGGTCTGCTCGCCTATGTCGGTGGGGAGCCGGTGGGATGGTGCGCTCTGGCCCCGAGGGAATGCTATCCGGCGCTTGGACGTTCACGGATATTGGCGCCGATCGATGATCAGCCGGTCTGGTCGATCACCTGCTTCTTCGTCGCCCGGCCGTATCGACGTCAGGGGATCAGCGTTCACCTGCTCGAAGCCGCCGTCAAGTTCGCCAAACGCCGGGGTGCGCGGATCGTCGAGGGATATCCGCAAGAGCCGGCCAGCGGTCCCTGGCCGGATGCGTTCGTCTGGACCGGAACGGCGGCTGCGTTTCGTCGCGCAGGATTTGTCGAGGTGGCCCGACGCTCTGCCGCCAGGCCGATCATGCGATATCGGCTGAAGTAG